Genomic DNA from Nitrospirota bacterium:
TACATCTGATAAATCAGAATAAAGTCTTTTGTAAAGTTTTACTCTTTCCTTTGGATCAGAAAGAGGTAACAGGAACACCACACCGACATCAAGGTCGGCAAGTGGATCAATATCTACCGGCATCTTATTATCCAGCAGACCAACCCCTTCATCCGCCATGGAACCAAAAAGGTAGACTGCGAGGACCTGATATCCTGAACAAACTCTGAGCAACTCCCTTTTCCTTCCGGCTATTTCATCCATTTGACTCAAGACAGTTCATCTCCTTCTGATTTAACACATAGTTTAGTTCAGTCGCAAATAATTATAGGTTATATAAATGCACGTTGTAAAGGGGGGATTTGCCATAACCTTGATTTGTGTTGCCGCATAATCAGGAGTCATTTGTCGGGGTCGGACCACGCTATCCTTCTGCCGCCTCATAAACTACCGCAGTAAAAAGGATGTTTTCAGGCCGCAAATTGATGTTCTAAGGACTTAGTAATATGGAAATTATCACATTAGTTTATGAAAATCAAAAGGTTATTATGGTCCGACCCCGATTATTTTCCTTATGGCTTCTGGGGGCCGTTCTATTAGCTCTGAATTCAGAATTACTGAAATAGATGCAATATTTGATAATGCAGGGTGATGGACGGACACATGACTTAGGCGAAGCAATGTTCAGTTCAGCAGTTTCATTCATCTTCGTTTTCATCATCTTCGTCGTCAGGTTCCTCGTAATTGAACTCGACTTTGCTCTGGCGAACGATCTCGTTCATGATACTGCTAAGGTAGCCTTGGGCAACGCCACTCCTGAATCGCTCTTGTAGTATAGGAATATTAATTACTTCTTCAATACACGCCATGTACTTCTCTACAATGGCTTTAACAGAGTACTGGCGCTCCGCGCCCTCGCGAAGTTTCTTGACAAGCACTTGTATAGCTTCACTCGACTTTATCACGAACGTGATAGGATAACGCTCGATCTTGTCGATGTCCAGAAAGTACTTCCGCACATCAAGCGTTTCCGTCACCTGAAAGAACCGGCCAAGCGGTTGCATAACGAAGTCGATACCGCCGTCATTAGCATTCGTGCGGCCCGTCTTATAGAGGATCAAAGGCGACTTTTCCAAATCATCAAGCTGAAAACCGAAATATACAGTCTGATCATGATAGAAGTATTTTAGGATTGCATAACTCACGATCTCAAAGATGCGCGCATCAACATTTTGAGCCAACAGTCCAAGGACAAACTCTTCCACCTTATCATTCTTCTGTTTTGATATCTCCCGCAGTTGCTCACAAGTCTTAATGAACCCTGCAAATGACGCCTGCTTGGTGCTCGCATATGCGTTGATGATCTCGATGATTGCTTCAGC
This window encodes:
- a CDS encoding nucleotidyltransferase domain-containing protein, which gives rise to MSQMDEIAGRKRELLRVCSGYQVLAVYLFGSMADEGVGLLDNKMPVDIDPLADLDVGVVFLLPLSDPKERVKLYKRLYSDLSDVFYPLSLDLVFLQETGVIIQSEAINGQLIYSRDDDQRTDYEERVIKFYQDWKPVYDQYTKEVLEAIRT
- a CDS encoding restriction endonuclease, which gives rise to MEHDFTPVIKDILTRHFATKAEDLFEKSSLLQYINLKTVSATRGSKARSSFANLYAIYVLAEDYVTHGYHKKGDYSKYEGAQFSKLFKRQRELPFGGKLQNHGLNDRLNGEFRKCFPQVDAQPILRVVETKRYWINEKLIALSLGKKTFNIAEAIIEIINAYASTKQASFAGFIKTCEQLREISKQKNDKVEEFVLGLLAQNVDARIFEIVSYAILKYFYHDQTVYFGFQLDDLEKSPLILYKTGRTNANDGGIDFVMQPLGRFFQVTETLDVRKYFLDIDKIERYPITFVIKSSEAIQVLVKKLREGAERQYSVKAIVEKYMACIEEVINIPILQERFRSGVAQGYLSSIMNEIVRQSKVEFNYEEPDDEDDENEDE